A single window of Granulicella mallensis MP5ACTX8 DNA harbors:
- a CDS encoding DMT family transporter encodes MPNQTKRSHTLTAHLLLIAVTLVWGATFPLVKSALLDVSPLLFNLLRMTLAFLILAALNGRSLRGLSRKDLRFGAVAGLFLGLGYQFQTAGLARTSASKSAFITGLVVVFVPLLGMIPRVRAAGAVKPGLYTFIGAFAAFAGLVLLTTPPGSGAALLVGLGLGEWLTLACAVAFAAHLLTLAHAATNVSARRLGTLQIGFAAFVLLITLPLGGHPAFHLTSRAVLALAVTAILATAAAFTIQSWAQQHLPASHTALIFTLEPVFAWLTSLIFLHEHLGARALCGAALILAGILAAEFGPTLRQSRVS; translated from the coding sequence ATGCCCAACCAGACAAAACGCTCGCACACCCTCACGGCCCACCTCCTGCTCATCGCCGTAACGCTCGTCTGGGGCGCGACCTTCCCTCTCGTCAAATCGGCCCTGCTCGACGTCTCCCCGCTGCTCTTCAACCTGCTGCGCATGACGCTCGCCTTCCTCATCCTGGCCGCGCTGAACGGACGCAGCCTGCGCGGCCTGAGCCGAAAGGACCTCCGCTTCGGAGCCGTCGCCGGGCTCTTCCTCGGCCTGGGATATCAGTTTCAAACCGCCGGTCTCGCACGCACCTCGGCCTCGAAGTCCGCCTTCATCACCGGCCTGGTCGTGGTCTTCGTTCCGCTGCTGGGCATGATCCCGCGCGTGCGGGCCGCAGGCGCAGTAAAGCCCGGCCTCTACACCTTCATCGGAGCCTTCGCGGCCTTTGCCGGTCTCGTCCTGCTCACCACACCGCCCGGCTCTGGCGCAGCGCTGCTCGTCGGGCTCGGCCTGGGAGAGTGGCTTACCCTGGCCTGCGCCGTAGCATTCGCCGCGCATCTGCTCACGCTAGCCCACGCCGCAACCAACGTCTCCGCCCGCCGCCTTGGAACGCTGCAGATCGGTTTCGCCGCCTTCGTCCTGTTGATCACACTCCCCCTCGGAGGACATCCGGCGTTCCACCTGACCTCCCGCGCAGTCCTCGCCCTGGCCGTTACGGCGATCCTCGCCACGGCGGCGGCCTTCACCATCCAGAGCTGGGCGCAGCAGCACCTCCCGGCCTCTCACACCGCCCTGATCTTCACCCTGGAGCCTGTCTTCGCCTGGCTGACATCGCTGATTTTCCTGCACGAACACCTCGGCGCACGAGCACTCTGCGGAGCGGCGCTGATCCTCGCGGGGATTTTGGCCGCCGAGTTTGGGCCAACTCTTCGCCAAAGCCGAGTATCCTAA
- a CDS encoding M20/M25/M40 family metallo-hydrolase codes for MSAADNLRIASLASNRAVHAAFAWLHLHEPQLRRWQMESMAIPAPPFGEAKRAEWYSHQFTMLGLSGTHIDNEGNVLAELHNGAPDGPVVLLSAHLDTVFPVGTDCTPHEDESRILGPGVCDNGAGLTALLGLIAAIQSAQIKPACTLLFAANVGEEGEGDLRGMRYLFGPSPYAKRIRTAIALEGGGNGTVVDRALGSRRLRVTITGPGGHSWADAGRPNPILTLSAALLAIARLPLPRQPRTTINCGTISGGTSVNSIPPSATADLDLRSISALQLDHTEMAVLKTLEATLKAEGSDQLHLHVERIGNRAAGELPENAPLSRSLRAVDRHLRLPTESRIGSTDANLPLSLGVPALAIGAGGTGGGIHTLDEWYDPTGRDLALRRVLLLLLDASTLVASESI; via the coding sequence ATGAGTGCGGCTGACAATCTCCGCATCGCCAGCCTGGCGAGCAACCGCGCCGTACACGCCGCCTTTGCGTGGCTGCACCTCCATGAGCCGCAACTGCGGCGCTGGCAGATGGAGTCCATGGCCATCCCCGCCCCACCCTTTGGCGAGGCCAAACGCGCCGAGTGGTACAGCCATCAGTTCACAATGCTCGGCCTCTCCGGCACGCACATCGACAACGAAGGCAACGTCCTCGCCGAGTTGCACAATGGCGCGCCCGACGGCCCAGTCGTCCTGCTCTCCGCCCATCTCGATACCGTCTTTCCCGTCGGAACCGACTGCACGCCGCACGAGGACGAATCACGCATCCTCGGCCCCGGCGTCTGCGACAACGGAGCCGGACTCACTGCCCTCCTGGGCCTGATTGCGGCGATCCAATCAGCACAGATCAAACCCGCCTGCACTCTCCTCTTCGCGGCCAACGTCGGCGAAGAGGGCGAAGGCGACCTGCGCGGCATGCGCTATCTCTTCGGGCCATCGCCCTATGCAAAGCGCATTCGCACGGCCATCGCGCTCGAAGGCGGCGGCAATGGAACGGTCGTGGATCGCGCCCTGGGCAGCCGTCGTCTGCGTGTAACCATCACCGGCCCCGGCGGCCACTCCTGGGCCGACGCCGGCCGGCCCAATCCGATCCTCACCCTCAGCGCTGCCCTGCTCGCCATCGCGCGTCTTCCTCTGCCGCGCCAGCCGCGCACCACCATCAACTGCGGCACCATCAGTGGAGGCACCTCGGTCAACTCGATCCCACCCTCCGCAACCGCCGACCTCGATCTGCGCTCGATCTCCGCGCTGCAGCTCGACCACACGGAGATGGCGGTCCTCAAAACCCTGGAGGCCACCCTCAAAGCCGAGGGCTCCGATCAACTCCACCTTCACGTGGAACGCATCGGCAATCGCGCCGCCGGCGAGCTGCCCGAGAACGCCCCGCTCTCGCGCAGCCTGCGCGCGGTCGACCGCCACCTCCGCCTTCCAACCGAATCCCGCATCGGCTCGACCGACGCCAACCTGCCGCTCTCGCTCGGCGTTCCCGCGCTGGCCATCGGAGCCGGCGGCACCGGCGGCGGCATCCACACCCTCGACGAGTGGTACGACCCAACGGGCCGCGACCTCGCCCTGCGACGCGTGCTGCTGCTATTGCTCGATGCCAGCACGCTCGTAGCCTCAGAATCCATCTAA
- the truA gene encoding tRNA pseudouridine(38-40) synthase TruA, which translates to MNHWKLTLSYDGTLFHGWQVQPELPTVQGSLALALKYVTGESVLPQGSGRTDSGVHALAQVTSFALETSIPPANLQRALNRALPPSIRILTAELVDESFHARHSARRKTYEYRIFERRTAASPSERICSPFLAPYAWDCRWQLAIEPMQEASKYLCGTHDFTSFAASDPERGLREEESDDANGKAHGPNPVKTLLQAGWAHEDGLLVYRVTGSGFLHHMVRNIVGTLADVGRGSLAVDEIPRILAARNRTAAGPTAPACGLFLHSVEYDPV; encoded by the coding sequence ATGAACCACTGGAAACTCACACTCAGCTATGACGGCACGCTCTTTCACGGCTGGCAGGTACAACCGGAGCTGCCAACCGTCCAGGGCTCGCTGGCCCTGGCGCTCAAATATGTCACCGGAGAGAGCGTCCTGCCGCAGGGCTCCGGCCGCACCGACTCCGGCGTCCACGCCCTGGCCCAGGTAACCTCGTTCGCCCTCGAAACTTCGATCCCCCCCGCCAACCTGCAGCGCGCCCTGAACCGCGCCCTGCCGCCGAGTATTCGCATCCTGACCGCCGAGCTGGTAGACGAGAGCTTTCATGCCCGGCACAGCGCGCGGCGCAAGACCTACGAGTACCGCATCTTCGAACGCCGGACAGCGGCGTCCCCCAGCGAACGCATCTGCTCCCCCTTCCTCGCACCCTACGCCTGGGACTGCCGCTGGCAACTGGCGATCGAACCCATGCAGGAGGCCTCGAAATATCTCTGCGGCACGCACGATTTCACCTCCTTCGCCGCCTCCGATCCCGAGCGCGGACTTCGCGAAGAAGAGAGCGATGACGCCAACGGAAAAGCCCATGGACCGAATCCGGTAAAGACCCTCCTGCAGGCAGGATGGGCCCATGAGGACGGCCTGCTCGTCTACCGCGTAACGGGCAGCGGATTCCTGCACCACATGGTGCGCAACATCGTGGGAACCCTCGCCGATGTTGGCCGCGGCAGCCTCGCCGTGGATGAGATCCCCCGCATCCTTGCAGCCCGAAACCGCACCGCCGCCGGTCCCACAGCGCCCGCATGTGGACTTTTTCTTCACTCCGTCGAATATGATCCGGTATAA
- a CDS encoding TolC family protein: protein MKLRHLQATACVAMTLVSVLPQGVAQQATSTVSNQTQVSPTAPAPTRAVQNDTTGNPGLPQAPAPRATEPLYLRPTFTNYSKGKPFFPNPFKDYTSTTYEAPRLGNTSKLDDLLHNGKIYLSLSDAVTLALENNFDIAIARINLDIADTDLLRARAGSSLRGVSTGLVANTLGGTTTTITGGGGPGGTSSGSGGGGAGANGIVLSTNGSGPTPEALDPTLTGSLEYESADTAQSSPLLAGAASLNSNTATYNFGYAQGFLTGTQVQATFNNNRVTTNGTFSSYSPQLQTIFQVKATQHLLQGFGTGINGRFILQAKNDRRITDSAFRQQLLYTVNQVENIYWGLVSAYEDEQAKERALTQSTQLASDNRKQLQIGTLAPLDVVNSDSSVASDKQALIAAQTNLEYQQLIMKQAIARNLNDPQLSTAPVIPTDRVGLDRLPEEDMPVEDLVRQAYVNNPQIEQAVLNMKNNAITIKAEKNGLLPVVDAYAFYGGSALGGSQNPAEVCGFSLDPNSPAQTCAALGEGVPTVGYGSVLGHTFNNSSPDRGVGLSISIPLRNRTAQADQARSQMEYRQSQMRLQQLYTQIRIQIINGQYALTNDRAQVSAAQASRDYAAQSYEAEQKKYKLGASTTANVLQQGRSLATAENTLISSTGAYAKDRAALLQLLSSTLDRYGISIEAAASGTIAMAPIIPGLTAPKAPETPKPLNATPPPVQ, encoded by the coding sequence GTGAAATTAAGGCATTTGCAGGCGACAGCGTGTGTCGCGATGACTTTGGTTAGCGTACTGCCGCAGGGGGTAGCGCAGCAGGCGACGTCGACAGTATCCAACCAGACCCAAGTCAGTCCGACGGCTCCTGCCCCTACGCGAGCGGTGCAGAACGACACCACGGGTAATCCTGGATTGCCGCAAGCCCCTGCTCCAAGGGCGACGGAGCCTCTCTACCTGCGCCCGACCTTTACGAATTACAGCAAGGGCAAGCCATTCTTCCCCAATCCTTTCAAGGATTACACGTCGACGACCTACGAGGCGCCCCGGCTCGGCAATACGTCGAAGCTGGATGACCTGCTGCATAACGGCAAGATCTACCTGAGCCTGAGCGATGCCGTGACCCTGGCGCTGGAGAACAACTTCGATATCGCTATCGCGCGCATCAACCTGGATATCGCGGACACGGACCTGCTGCGCGCCAGGGCGGGTTCCTCCCTGCGCGGTGTTTCGACCGGTCTGGTAGCCAACACGCTGGGCGGAACGACGACCACCATCACCGGTGGCGGTGGACCGGGCGGCACGTCGAGCGGTTCGGGCGGCGGCGGCGCGGGCGCGAACGGAATCGTGCTCAGCACCAACGGCAGCGGCCCGACGCCCGAGGCGCTGGACCCTACCCTTACGGGATCGCTCGAATATGAATCGGCAGATACGGCGCAATCGAGCCCACTACTCGCCGGAGCTGCCTCGCTGAATTCGAATACGGCGACCTACAACTTCGGCTATGCCCAGGGATTTCTGACCGGCACCCAGGTGCAGGCGACCTTCAATAACAACCGGGTTACGACCAACGGCACGTTCAGCAGCTACAGTCCACAGCTCCAGACAATCTTTCAGGTAAAGGCGACGCAACACCTGTTGCAGGGCTTCGGGACGGGCATCAATGGCCGCTTTATCCTCCAGGCCAAGAACGATCGGCGGATTACGGATTCCGCGTTCCGGCAGCAACTGCTCTACACGGTCAACCAGGTGGAGAACATCTACTGGGGCCTGGTGAGCGCGTATGAAGATGAGCAGGCCAAGGAGCGTGCGCTCACGCAGTCCACGCAACTGGCCTCGGACAACCGGAAGCAGCTTCAGATCGGTACGCTGGCTCCGTTGGATGTTGTGAACTCCGATAGCTCGGTAGCCAGCGACAAGCAGGCGCTGATTGCCGCCCAGACGAATCTCGAATACCAGCAACTCATCATGAAGCAGGCGATTGCCCGCAACCTGAACGACCCGCAACTGTCGACTGCGCCGGTGATTCCCACCGACCGCGTCGGGCTGGATCGTCTGCCGGAAGAAGATATGCCTGTAGAGGACCTGGTCCGCCAGGCTTATGTGAACAATCCGCAGATCGAGCAGGCGGTGTTGAACATGAAGAACAACGCGATCACCATCAAGGCGGAGAAGAACGGCCTGCTGCCTGTGGTCGATGCGTACGCCTTCTATGGGGGCAGCGCGCTGGGAGGATCTCAGAATCCGGCTGAGGTCTGTGGTTTTAGCCTTGATCCGAACTCACCGGCGCAGACTTGCGCCGCCCTGGGCGAGGGCGTTCCAACGGTTGGTTACGGCTCGGTCCTGGGGCACACGTTCAACAACAGCTCGCCGGACCGGGGTGTTGGCCTGAGCATCTCGATCCCGCTCCGGAACCGTACGGCGCAGGCGGACCAGGCGCGGTCGCAGATGGAGTATCGCCAGTCGCAGATGCGTTTGCAGCAGCTCTATACGCAGATCCGGATCCAGATCATCAATGGACAGTACGCTCTGACCAACGATCGGGCGCAGGTATCGGCGGCGCAGGCGTCGCGCGACTATGCGGCGCAGAGCTACGAGGCCGAGCAGAAGAAGTACAAGCTTGGCGCTTCGACGACCGCCAACGTGTTGCAGCAGGGAAGAAGCCTGGCGACCGCGGAGAACACGCTGATCTCTTCGACGGGGGCGTATGCGAAGGACCGCGCGGCTTTGCTACAGTTGCTTTCGAGCACGCTGGACCGTTACGGCATCAGCATCGAGGCTGCGGCCTCCGGCACGATTGCCATGGCTCCGATCATTCCAGGGCTGACCGCGCCGAAGGCTCCGGAGACTCCGAAGCCGCTCAACGCCACACCTCCGCCCGTGCAGTAG
- a CDS encoding thioredoxin domain-containing protein, whose translation MSTEHENSLGRAASAYLRSARHQPIDWHEWGTEAFAKAERENKPVLLDIGAVWCHWCHVMDRESYENAATAEVINEHFIAVKVDRDERPDVDTRYQAAISTISGQGGWPLTAFLTPEGKPYFGGTYFPPDDRYGRPSFQRVLLTMADVFQNRRDEVEESAGGVMLAIEENESFSVPAGNPGAPLLDKLVALTVSQFDQKNGGFGSQPKFPNSGAIDLLIDAASRGGELAEQARHVATVTLQKMAAGGIHDQLAGGFHRYSVDERWIVPHFEKMAYDNSELLKNYVHAFQSFGEPEFARVAKDILRWMDEWLSDREQGGFYASQDADDSLDDDGDYFTWTRAEAKAVLTAEEFAVAELYFNLRDVGDMHHNPQKNVLHLGEPVEAIARKLNRALDEVNETLAAATGKLYAARLQRKTPYVDKTIYTGWNGMCLAAYFEAARVLDLPEVRSFALRSLDRVLNVAWDPVEGLAHVVAYGEGGSAARVAGVLEDYGFLANAVLDAWESTGELRYFTAAQAIADVMLVRFYDAAGGGFFDTERMEGAPQPIGALSTRRKPLQDAPTPAGNSVAVTLLLRLAALTNHSDYGERAQETLEAFAGVVEHFGLYAASYGLALRRAVESSVQICVVGDDARARELEAAAVAGFAVNKSVIRLDRSRFHELPAALAETLPNLPQVEGSFAVVCKGNTCLPPIQSVEELRNTTTRV comes from the coding sequence ATGAGCACTGAACATGAGAACTCGCTGGGCCGCGCTGCCTCGGCTTATTTGCGCTCGGCGCGTCATCAACCGATCGACTGGCACGAGTGGGGCACAGAGGCCTTCGCCAAGGCGGAGCGCGAGAACAAGCCAGTGCTGCTGGATATCGGCGCGGTGTGGTGCCACTGGTGCCATGTGATGGACCGCGAGAGCTATGAGAACGCCGCGACTGCCGAGGTCATCAATGAGCACTTCATCGCCGTAAAGGTGGATCGCGACGAACGTCCCGATGTGGACACGCGTTATCAGGCGGCGATCTCTACCATCAGTGGGCAGGGCGGGTGGCCGCTGACTGCTTTTCTTACTCCTGAGGGCAAGCCGTACTTTGGTGGAACGTATTTTCCACCTGACGACCGCTATGGCCGTCCGAGTTTTCAGCGCGTGCTGCTTACGATGGCGGATGTGTTTCAGAATCGCCGCGATGAAGTCGAGGAGTCGGCCGGTGGTGTGATGCTGGCCATCGAGGAGAATGAGAGCTTCTCCGTACCTGCGGGGAATCCGGGAGCGCCGCTGCTGGACAAGCTCGTCGCTTTGACGGTCTCGCAGTTCGATCAGAAGAATGGCGGTTTTGGATCGCAGCCGAAGTTTCCGAACTCGGGTGCGATCGATCTTTTGATCGATGCGGCTTCGCGTGGTGGAGAGTTGGCGGAGCAGGCCCGCCATGTGGCAACGGTAACGCTTCAGAAGATGGCTGCTGGCGGGATTCACGATCAGCTCGCGGGTGGGTTCCATCGCTACTCGGTGGATGAGCGCTGGATCGTGCCGCACTTCGAGAAGATGGCCTACGACAACAGCGAGCTGTTGAAGAACTACGTGCATGCCTTCCAGAGCTTTGGCGAGCCGGAGTTTGCGCGGGTTGCCAAAGATATTCTGCGCTGGATGGATGAGTGGTTGAGCGACCGCGAGCAGGGAGGCTTCTACGCCTCGCAGGATGCCGACGATTCATTGGACGATGACGGTGACTACTTCACCTGGACTCGCGCCGAGGCGAAGGCCGTGCTGACGGCGGAGGAGTTCGCGGTCGCGGAGCTGTACTTCAATCTGCGCGATGTTGGGGATATGCACCACAATCCCCAGAAGAACGTTCTGCATCTGGGGGAGCCTGTTGAAGCCATTGCGCGCAAGTTGAATCGCGCGCTGGATGAGGTGAACGAGACGCTTGCCGCGGCGACAGGAAAGCTCTATGCCGCACGGCTTCAGCGCAAGACGCCGTACGTCGACAAGACGATCTACACGGGTTGGAACGGCATGTGTCTTGCGGCTTACTTCGAAGCTGCGCGTGTGCTCGATCTGCCCGAGGTGCGCTCGTTTGCGTTACGTTCGCTGGACCGAGTGCTGAATGTTGCGTGGGACCCTGTCGAGGGACTGGCGCATGTGGTTGCCTATGGCGAAGGCGGATCGGCGGCGCGGGTTGCGGGGGTACTTGAGGACTATGGTTTTCTCGCGAATGCCGTGCTCGATGCCTGGGAGTCTACGGGCGAACTGCGCTACTTTACGGCTGCCCAGGCGATAGCGGATGTGATGCTGGTGCGGTTTTACGATGCGGCCGGTGGTGGCTTCTTCGATACCGAACGGATGGAAGGTGCCCCCCAGCCCATCGGGGCTTTGAGCACTCGGCGCAAGCCGCTGCAAGATGCGCCGACACCGGCAGGGAACTCTGTGGCCGTGACATTGCTACTGAGGCTGGCTGCTCTGACGAATCACAGCGATTACGGCGAGCGTGCGCAGGAGACGCTGGAGGCCTTCGCCGGAGTCGTTGAGCATTTCGGCTTGTATGCCGCCAGCTATGGGCTTGCGCTGCGCCGGGCCGTTGAGTCTTCGGTGCAGATTTGTGTTGTTGGGGACGATGCCAGGGCGCGTGAGCTTGAGGCTGCGGCGGTCGCAGGGTTTGCGGTGAATAAAAGCGTGATTCGCCTGGATCGCTCGCGGTTCCACGAGCTTCCCGCGGCGCTGGCCGAGACACTGCCGAATCTGCCGCAGGTGGAGGGTAGTTTTGCGGTCGTCTGCAAGGGCAATACGTGTTTGCCGCCGATACAGAGTGTTGAGGAGCTTAGGAATACAACGACTAGAGTTTGA
- a CDS encoding mechanosensitive ion channel family protein, which translates to MPLSKFLPFRTLEDGWHTDLLSFLQRGVPKILLALIIALCFQQVVSFFVKRMRKHADRLVGNSQRAAQLRTAAGIIRATAYSLLGFYIFIQTLDAIGFSLAPFIASAGVIGLGISFGAQSIFKDMLTGVFILIEDQYNIGDVVKVAGLQGTVESLTLRCTTLRDGDGTLYIVPNSQIATVSNLSRDFSVATLTVSVDTQVNPDRVMALLTKLATDLKADEAFHDVIIADPQILGVDKINGHEVLYPINLRVRANQRDGVLRELRRRVLIAFDKENIPFGTASSTLVFQKADPTAPPAAA; encoded by the coding sequence ATGCCCCTTTCTAAATTTCTACCGTTTCGGACACTGGAAGACGGCTGGCACACCGACCTCCTGAGCTTTCTCCAGCGCGGCGTGCCCAAGATCCTGCTTGCCCTGATCATCGCGTTATGTTTCCAGCAGGTCGTCTCCTTCTTCGTGAAGCGCATGCGCAAACACGCGGACCGCCTGGTAGGAAACTCGCAAAGGGCAGCGCAACTGCGCACCGCCGCCGGGATTATTCGCGCGACCGCCTACAGCCTGCTGGGCTTCTATATCTTTATTCAGACCCTGGACGCGATCGGTTTCTCGCTCGCCCCCTTCATCGCCTCAGCCGGCGTCATCGGCCTGGGCATCAGCTTTGGCGCACAGTCCATCTTCAAGGACATGCTCACCGGCGTCTTCATCCTGATCGAAGATCAGTACAACATCGGCGACGTCGTAAAGGTTGCAGGCCTGCAGGGCACGGTCGAAAGCCTGACCTTGCGCTGCACCACGCTGCGCGATGGCGACGGCACCCTGTACATCGTTCCGAACAGCCAGATCGCAACCGTCTCCAACCTGTCACGCGACTTCTCCGTCGCAACGCTGACGGTCAGCGTCGATACGCAGGTAAACCCCGACCGGGTGATGGCGCTGCTGACAAAACTGGCTACCGACCTCAAGGCCGATGAGGCGTTCCACGACGTCATCATCGCCGATCCGCAGATCCTGGGCGTGGACAAGATCAATGGCCACGAAGTCCTCTACCCCATCAACCTGCGCGTCCGCGCCAACCAGCGCGATGGCGTGCTGCGCGAACTACGCCGCAGGGTACTCATCGCCTTCGACAAAGAGAACATTCCCTTCGGCACAGCCAGCAGCACACTGGTATTCCAGAAAGCCGATCCGACAGCACCGCCAGCAGCGGCATAG
- a CDS encoding alpha-ketoacid dehydrogenase subunit alpha/beta, whose amino-acid sequence MSNSKATVSSAGEPVAAGLSAAQLIEFYRLMYLSRRTDDREILLKRQQKIFFQISCAGHEALLVAAGLAMKPGYDWFFPYYRDRALCLALGNTVEDQLLQAVGAADDPASGGRQMPSHWTSRQLNIVSPSSSTATQCLHAIGCAEAGRYFTQHPEAAKKADGDYREFKDVKFHADEVVYVSIGEGSTSQGEFWESLNTASNSKLPVLYVVEDNGYAISTPVEANTPGGNISRLISNFPNFHFAEVDGTDAVASYQAMVEAVAYCRSGKGPALVHGHVVRPYSHSLSDDERQYRSEEELQADALRDPISRMQMWLLREGILDAQGINELERKVDEEVQHASDRALAAVLPQPDTILRHVYSEDFDPTTESLERGAEPTADSNERTMLDLINACLQDEMRRDERIVIFGEDVADATRDKELRAGKLKGKGGVFKVTAGLQKEFGNDRAWNSPLAEANITGRAIGMAVRGMKPVVEIQFFDYIWPAMHQMRNELSVMRWRSNGQFSCPLVMRVPIGGYLTGGSIYHSQSGESIFTHTPGVRVIMPSNALDAIGLLRTAIRCDDPVLFLEHKRLYRETFGRSAYPGPNYTIPFGKAKTVKEGKDLTVITYGAVVPRALQAAQRMQREKGVDVEVIDLRSLSPYDWEAIATSVRKTSKVIVAHEDMLSWGYGAEIAARIGDELFHDLDAPVRRVGSMDTFVAYQPLLEDVILPQPEHLFQAMSDLAAF is encoded by the coding sequence ATGTCCAACAGTAAGGCCACGGTATCGTCGGCAGGTGAGCCTGTCGCCGCAGGTCTTTCCGCCGCGCAGTTGATTGAGTTCTACCGGCTCATGTACCTCTCGCGGCGCACGGACGACCGTGAGATCCTGCTCAAACGGCAGCAGAAGATCTTTTTTCAGATCTCCTGCGCCGGGCATGAGGCCCTGCTGGTCGCTGCCGGCCTGGCTATGAAGCCGGGCTATGACTGGTTCTTTCCGTACTATCGCGACCGTGCCCTCTGCCTTGCGCTGGGCAATACGGTTGAGGATCAACTGCTGCAGGCCGTCGGCGCAGCGGACGATCCCGCCAGCGGCGGACGCCAGATGCCTTCGCATTGGACGAGCCGGCAGCTGAATATTGTTTCGCCTTCCTCTTCGACTGCGACGCAGTGCCTGCACGCTATCGGCTGCGCCGAGGCTGGGCGCTACTTCACGCAACATCCCGAGGCTGCGAAGAAGGCAGATGGGGATTATCGCGAGTTCAAGGATGTGAAGTTCCACGCCGACGAGGTTGTGTATGTATCGATCGGCGAGGGCTCGACGAGCCAGGGCGAGTTCTGGGAGTCGTTGAATACGGCCTCCAACAGCAAGCTGCCTGTGCTGTATGTCGTCGAGGACAATGGATACGCGATCTCTACCCCGGTCGAGGCGAACACTCCCGGCGGCAATATCTCGCGGCTGATCTCAAATTTTCCGAATTTTCACTTTGCTGAAGTGGACGGCACCGATGCCGTCGCGAGCTACCAGGCGATGGTCGAAGCGGTGGCGTACTGCCGGTCGGGCAAGGGGCCTGCGCTGGTGCATGGGCATGTCGTGCGGCCGTACTCGCACTCGCTGAGCGACGACGAGCGGCAATATCGCAGTGAAGAAGAGTTGCAGGCCGACGCGCTACGCGATCCGATTTCGCGGATGCAGATGTGGCTGTTACGCGAGGGCATCCTCGATGCGCAGGGAATCAATGAACTGGAGCGCAAGGTAGACGAAGAGGTGCAGCATGCCTCCGACCGCGCGCTTGCGGCGGTGCTTCCGCAGCCGGATACGATCCTGCGGCATGTGTACTCGGAAGATTTTGATCCGACGACTGAGAGCCTTGAGCGTGGAGCAGAGCCGACAGCCGATTCCAACGAACGCACGATGCTCGACCTCATCAACGCCTGCCTGCAGGACGAGATGCGCCGCGATGAGCGCATCGTCATCTTCGGCGAGGACGTTGCCGATGCGACGCGCGACAAGGAGCTGCGCGCCGGAAAACTGAAGGGCAAGGGCGGCGTCTTCAAGGTGACGGCGGGACTGCAGAAAGAGTTCGGCAACGACCGTGCGTGGAACTCTCCGCTGGCCGAGGCCAACATTACCGGTCGCGCGATCGGCATGGCGGTGCGCGGAATGAAGCCGGTGGTCGAGATTCAGTTCTTCGACTACATCTGGCCGGCGATGCACCAGATGCGCAATGAGCTTTCCGTGATGCGCTGGCGCTCGAACGGGCAGTTCTCCTGCCCGCTGGTGATGCGTGTTCCGATTGGCGGCTATCTCACGGGTGGATCGATTTATCACTCGCAGTCGGGTGAGAGCATCTTTACGCATACTCCGGGTGTGCGGGTGATCATGCCGTCGAATGCGCTCGATGCGATCGGGTTGCTGCGCACGGCGATTCGCTGCGACGACCCTGTGCTGTTCCTCGAGCATAAGCGTCTGTATCGCGAGACCTTTGGGCGGTCGGCGTATCCGGGACCGAACTATACGATTCCGTTCGGCAAGGCGAAGACTGTGAAGGAAGGCAAGGACCTCACCGTGATTACCTACGGCGCGGTGGTGCCACGGGCTTTGCAGGCTGCCCAGCGGATGCAGCGCGAGAAGGGCGTCGACGTCGAGGTGATCGATCTGCGCAGTCTCAGTCCCTATGACTGGGAGGCGATTGCGACCTCGGTGCGCAAGACCAGCAAGGTGATTGTGGCGCATGAGGACATGCTGAGCTGGGGCTACGGGGCGGAGATCGCCGCGCGGATTGGCGATGAGCTGTTCCACGATCTGGATGCGCCGGTGCGACGGGTGGGATCGATGGATACGTTTGTGGCCTATCAGCCGCTGCTGGAAGATGTGATTCTGCCGCAGCCGGAGCACCTGTTCCAGGCGATGAGCGATCTGGCGGCGTTTTAG